CGACCGGGCCGCGCAGGACGCCCCGGCCGACTCGCTCGTACAGGCGCTGCCGGCCAGGGCGGCCCTCGGCTGGCTGACCGACGGCTGCGGCCCCGAGATCCCGCGTGCCCGGCTGGACGCCGCCGCCGACCGGGCGCTCGCGCTGTCCGCCCATTTCCCGGCGGCCGACCCGTGGCCCGCCCAGATCCGCAACAAGCTGCTGTACGTCCTGCTGCGCCTGGGCCGCTGGGAGGACGCCCGCGCCGAACTGCGCCTGATCGGCCCGTACGCCACGTCCTTCCCGTGGGACTGGTTCTCGGACGACCCGCTCGGCCACTTCCTGCGGCTGCGCGAGCACCTGCTGACAGCCGGTCCCGGACTGGTCCCCGCGGGGCTGCTGACCTGGTCCCCGGCCCCGCTCGGCGAGCACGGCGGACACGCCCGTGCCGACGACCACTAGGCTGAGGCGTCGTGACCACCGCCCGTCTCCCGCTCTTCCCGCTGAACACAGTGCTGTTCCCGGGGCTCGTACTGCCGCTGAACATCTTCGAGGAGCGCTATCGCGCGATGATGCGCGAGTTGCTCAAGACACCGGAGGACGAGCCGCGCCGGTTCGTCGTCGTGGCCATCCGCGACGGCCATGAGGTGGCGCCGAGCGCCCCCGGCATGCCGGATCCCACGGCACAGCCCGCACGGGGACCGGCCGCGGGCTTCGGCCCGGAGCCGCTCAAGGCCTTCCACCAAGTGGGCTGTGTGGCGGACGCGGCGACCATCCGGGAGCGGGCCGACGGCACGTTCGAGGTGCTGGCGACGGGCACCACCCGGGTGCGGCTGCTCTCCGTCGACACGTCCGGCCCGTTCCTGACGGCGGAGCTCGAGGAACTGCCGGAGGAGCCGGGCGACGAGGCGGGCGCGCTGGCCGAGGGGGTGCTGCGCTCCTTCCGCCAGTACCAGAAGCGCCTGGCGGGCGCCCGCGAGCGCTCACTGTCGACGGGTGCCGACCTCCCGGACGACCCGTCGGTGGTCTCCTACCTGGTGGCGGCGGCGATGGTGCACGACACCCCGACCAAGCAGCGGCTGCTGCAGGCACCCGACACCGCGTCCCGGCTCCGTGACGAGCTGAAACTCCTTCGCTCCGAGACGTCGATCATCCGTAGTCTGCCGTCGCTGCCCGCGTTCGAGCTGACCCGGGCGCCGACGAGCCTGAACTGAGAAAGACGGCGGTGGACAGACGGATGGCGAAGAAGTCGAAGAAACAGCAGCAGTCCGGGGGCACCCCCGCGACGGTCGCCCTCTCAACGGCCGGCGTGGACTTCACGGTCCACGCCTACGACCACGACCCCGCCCACCCTTCCTACGGCGAGGAGGCCGCGGAGGCGATGGGCGTCTCCCCCGACCGCGTCTTCAAGACCCTGGTGGCCGACGTCGACGGCACCCTGACCGTGGCCGTGGTCCCGGTCTCCGGCTCTCTGGACCTGAAGGCCCTGGCGGCGGCGGTCGGCGGCAAACGAGCGACCATGGCGGACCCGACGCTGGCGGAAGGCACCACCGGGTACGTGCGGGGCGGTATCTCCCCCCTGGGCCAGCGCAAGAAACTCCCGACGGTCCTGGACGGCTCGGTGGAGACACACGAGACGATCTGTGTGTCGGCGGGCCGGCGAGGACTCGAGGTGGAAGTGTCCCCGGGAGACTTGGCGAAGCTGACGGAAGCGGTACTGGCACCGATCGGGCGAGGCTGACGGGGCGGCTTCTGGCGCGCCCCCGGTTACGGCAACTCGGGGTCGCGGGGCCCGAACAGCGCCGTGAGCCCCAGGTGCACCACCAACGCGCCCAACGGCCAGGCCAACAGCGCCCCCTTCGCCGAAAGCTTCAACGGCGCCGAGAAGGCAACTCCCTTCCCCACGGCCTTCGCATGCGCGAGCACGTCGGACTCGGGACCCAGATACACCCCCAGCCGCCACGCCAGCACCGACCCGAGCAGCGCACCGAGCCCCAGCGCCACCACGACCGGCACACCCCCACGCCGCCGCAGCAGAAAGACGACCACCGCACTGACGACCCCGAAGGCGAGCCCCAGCAGGGTGAACGTCCCGTCCACGCCTATCGCCTGCTCCCCCTCGCTGTCCTTGAGGTAGACGACCCAGCTCTTGTCGACCTCGTCGCCGACCAGCGGCACATGCGGCGCCAGCCACCACCACAGCAGCCCCAGCAGCACCCCGCCCAAGGTCACGGCCACCGCGATCACGGCGGCCTCCCGCAGTTCGGTCTTCATCCCGGGGCCGTCCTGTTCGTAGCTGCCCCCATCCTGCGCCCCGGCAGGCGGCGGCGCCTGCCAGACCTGGTGCGGGGAGTCGTCGTGCGGTGGCGGAGTCAGCGGTGCGGTCATCCTGACATCGTGCCAGGCCGCGCTGTGCGCCGCGTCACCGGACGGCCGCCCGGCGGTACGCCCAGGTCGCCACGGCCAGCGAGACCACCCCGACACCCGCGCACACCCCCAGGTCGACCAGGACGACGGCCCAGTCCGGGTGCGCCCCGAAGGTCCGGGCGTAGGCCTCCACACCGTAGGTCGACGGCAGCAGATCCCGTGCCAGCCGGACGATCTCCGGCATCCGGTCGGCCGGCAGCACCCCCAGC
The genomic region above belongs to Streptomyces sp. CG1 and contains:
- a CDS encoding LON peptidase substrate-binding domain-containing protein yields the protein MTTARLPLFPLNTVLFPGLVLPLNIFEERYRAMMRELLKTPEDEPRRFVVVAIRDGHEVAPSAPGMPDPTAQPARGPAAGFGPEPLKAFHQVGCVADAATIRERADGTFEVLATGTTRVRLLSVDTSGPFLTAELEELPEEPGDEAGALAEGVLRSFRQYQKRLAGARERSLSTGADLPDDPSVVSYLVAAAMVHDTPTKQRLLQAPDTASRLRDELKLLRSETSIIRSLPSLPAFELTRAPTSLN
- the ybaK gene encoding Cys-tRNA(Pro) deacylase, giving the protein MAKKSKKQQQSGGTPATVALSTAGVDFTVHAYDHDPAHPSYGEEAAEAMGVSPDRVFKTLVADVDGTLTVAVVPVSGSLDLKALAAAVGGKRATMADPTLAEGTTGYVRGGISPLGQRKKLPTVLDGSVETHETICVSAGRRGLEVEVSPGDLAKLTEAVLAPIGRG
- a CDS encoding AAA family ATPase; translated protein: MTAPLTPPPHDDSPHQVWQAPPPAGAQDGGSYEQDGPGMKTELREAAVIAVAVTLGGVLLGLLWWWLAPHVPLVGDEVDKSWVVYLKDSEGEQAIGVDGTFTLLGLAFGVVSAVVVFLLRRRGGVPVVVALGLGALLGSVLAWRLGVYLGPESDVLAHAKAVGKGVAFSAPLKLSAKGALLAWPLGALVVHLGLTALFGPRDPELP